The proteins below are encoded in one region of Deltaproteobacteria bacterium:
- a CDS encoding enoyl-CoA hydratase/isomerase family protein, whose product MSQDLVLIDRRADGVAVLTLNDEPRLNAMTEAMGGAISGAVAKLREDASVRAVVLTGAGRAFSAGGDLDMLVRMTQAGNADRGGPTRAAHRAFMGRFYRSYLAVRDFPVPTIAAINGPAIGAGLCVALACDLRIAAREAKLGLNFTKLGIHPGMAATWTLPRIVGNAIAAELIYTGRIVGGEEAARIGLANRAVAREETLPAALALASEIAAAAPVAVRGAKRSLAMSAGSDIGAQLDQEASEQALCYESADLLEGLAAVKDKREPRFQGN is encoded by the coding sequence ATGTCCCAAGACCTCGTCCTCATCGATCGCCGTGCGGACGGCGTCGCCGTGCTCACGCTGAACGACGAGCCGCGCCTCAACGCCATGACCGAGGCCATGGGCGGCGCGATCTCGGGCGCGGTCGCGAAGCTGAGAGAAGATGCGAGCGTGCGCGCGGTCGTCCTCACCGGCGCGGGCCGCGCGTTCTCTGCGGGCGGCGACCTCGACATGCTGGTGCGCATGACGCAGGCCGGAAACGCGGACCGCGGCGGCCCGACGCGCGCGGCGCACCGCGCGTTCATGGGCCGCTTCTATCGCAGCTATCTCGCCGTGCGCGACTTCCCGGTTCCCACCATCGCGGCCATCAACGGTCCCGCGATCGGCGCCGGCCTCTGCGTCGCACTTGCCTGTGATCTGCGCATCGCCGCACGCGAAGCCAAGCTCGGCCTCAACTTCACGAAGCTCGGCATCCACCCCGGCATGGCCGCGACCTGGACGCTGCCGCGCATCGTGGGCAACGCGATCGCGGCCGAGCTCATCTACACGGGCCGGATCGTCGGCGGCGAGGAGGCGGCGCGCATCGGGCTCGCGAACCGCGCGGTTGCGCGCGAGGAAACGCTGCCCGCAGCCCTCGCGCTCGCGAGCGAGATCGCGGCGGCCGCCCCGGTGGCGGTACGCGGCGCGAAGCGATCCCTCGCAATGAGCGCCGGGAGCGACATCGGCGCGCAGCTCGACCAGGAAGCCTCCGAGCAGGCGCTCTGTTACGAGAGCGCGGACCTGCTCGAAGGCCTCGCTGCGGTGAAGGACAAGCGAGAGCCGCGCTTCCAGGGCAACTAG
- the murG gene encoding undecaprenyldiphospho-muramoylpentapeptide beta-N-acetylglucosaminyltransferase, giving the protein MNARIAIAGGGTGGHVTPALALGEALRERGAELVFVGAERGIEKKLVPDAGFELVLLDARPLIGRGIGERIGALFALGRATLAARRLLRERRIQLVVSVGGYASAPAAFAAALSRIPLALVNTDAVPGAANRAMARFATRIFAGFAGAQEALGPLGARTVVTGVPLRRALREKFADAASAARADASRPAHLFVFGGSLGARQINELMIALAKPLAEARVEIFHQTGEADRERVAAAYQEAGARAEVVAFEREMPRRYAWADLVVCRAGAISVAELALAGRAALLVPLGHVGGGEQFANARELERTGAARVLNSRDLSAADFSSALFELLGDRARLAEMGAKAAASAKPNATSEIAEACLALAGGPR; this is encoded by the coding sequence ATGAACGCGCGCATCGCCATCGCGGGAGGCGGCACGGGCGGACACGTCACGCCCGCGCTCGCGCTCGGCGAGGCCCTGCGCGAGCGCGGGGCCGAGCTCGTGTTCGTGGGCGCCGAGCGCGGCATCGAGAAGAAGCTCGTGCCCGACGCCGGCTTCGAGCTCGTGCTGCTCGACGCGCGGCCGCTGATCGGCCGCGGCATCGGCGAACGCATCGGCGCGCTGTTCGCGCTCGGCCGCGCCACGCTCGCGGCGCGGCGCTTGTTACGGGAGCGCCGCATCCAGCTCGTCGTATCGGTGGGCGGCTACGCGTCCGCGCCTGCCGCATTCGCCGCTGCGCTCTCGCGCATCCCCCTCGCGCTCGTGAACACCGATGCGGTGCCCGGCGCCGCGAACCGCGCGATGGCCCGCTTCGCGACGCGCATCTTCGCCGGCTTCGCGGGCGCGCAGGAAGCGCTCGGGCCGCTCGGCGCGCGTACGGTCGTCACGGGCGTGCCGCTGCGCCGCGCGCTGCGCGAGAAGTTCGCGGACGCCGCGAGCGCCGCGCGCGCGGATGCCTCGCGCCCTGCACACCTGTTCGTGTTCGGCGGCAGCCTCGGCGCGCGCCAGATCAACGAGCTGATGATCGCGCTCGCGAAGCCTCTCGCGGAGGCGCGGGTCGAGATCTTCCATCAAACCGGCGAAGCGGACCGCGAGCGCGTCGCCGCCGCTTATCAGGAAGCGGGCGCGCGGGCGGAGGTGGTCGCCTTCGAGCGCGAGATGCCGCGCCGCTACGCCTGGGCCGATCTCGTGGTGTGCCGCGCCGGCGCGATCTCGGTGGCGGAGCTCGCGCTCGCGGGCCGCGCGGCGCTGCTCGTCCCGCTCGGGCACGTGGGCGGCGGCGAGCAGTTCGCGAACGCGCGCGAGCTCGAGCGCACGGGCGCCGCGCGCGTGCTGAACTCGCGCGATCTGTCCGCAGCGGACTTTTCGAGCGCGCTGTTCGAGCTGCTAGGCGACCGCGCACGCCTCGCCGAGATGGGCGCGAAGGCCGCCGCGAGCGCAAAGCCCAACGCAACGAGCGAGATCGCCGAGGCGTGCCTCGCGCTCGCAGGAGGACCGCGCTGA
- a CDS encoding FtsQ-type POTRA domain-containing protein, with protein sequence MKLRLPFRREKSRLGLTRSAHAPARAERRAAKAGVLAGALACGAAFGHLLGDDLIARALPEWARVGSLAVAGNVHTDAAVIAQTAGVGANTVLAEIEPADLARALETLPWVRSARATTLAPNRVVVAIEERVPVAVARLADGSRHLVDASGVAFAPAPPETRGPELIGLDALPASGKADPALARGVALLEAWLAAKLPEARAVEVAGARASELPVVVLEERSVRVLLGRGELAPKLARLQRTLGLNEPALARAVAIDLRFPGQGVLRFAAPCGERAGELLGGEDAAAGTDPAATASVGGEELCHAKTT encoded by the coding sequence ATGAAGCTGCGCCTGCCGTTCCGCCGCGAGAAGAGTCGCCTCGGCCTCACGAGAAGCGCGCACGCGCCGGCGCGCGCGGAGCGGCGCGCCGCGAAGGCGGGCGTGCTCGCGGGCGCGCTCGCGTGCGGCGCGGCGTTCGGGCACCTGCTCGGCGACGACCTGATCGCGCGCGCGCTGCCCGAGTGGGCGCGCGTGGGCTCACTCGCGGTGGCGGGCAACGTGCACACCGATGCCGCGGTGATCGCGCAGACCGCGGGCGTCGGCGCGAACACGGTGCTCGCCGAGATCGAGCCCGCGGACCTCGCGCGCGCGCTCGAGACGCTGCCGTGGGTGCGCAGCGCGCGCGCCACGACGCTCGCGCCGAACCGCGTCGTCGTCGCGATCGAGGAGCGCGTGCCGGTCGCGGTGGCGCGCCTCGCGGACGGCTCGCGCCATCTCGTCGACGCGAGCGGCGTCGCGTTCGCGCCCGCGCCGCCCGAGACGCGAGGCCCCGAGCTGATCGGCCTCGACGCCCTGCCCGCCTCTGGCAAGGCCGACCCCGCGCTCGCGCGCGGCGTTGCGCTGCTCGAGGCGTGGCTCGCCGCCAAGCTGCCCGAAGCGCGCGCAGTCGAGGTCGCAGGCGCCCGCGCGAGCGAACTGCCGGTGGTCGTGCTCGAAGAGCGCAGCGTGCGCGTGCTGCTCGGACGCGGCGAGCTGGCGCCGAAGCTCGCGCGCCTCCAGCGCACGCTCGGGCTGAACGAGCCCGCGCTCGCGCGCGCGGTCGCGATCGATCTGCGCTTTCCGGGACAAGGCGTGCTGCGGTTCGCGGCGCCTTGCGGGGAGCGCGCGGGAGAGTTGTTAGGGGGAGAGGACGCAGCCGCGGGGACGGACCCGGCGGCGACGGCTTCTGTGGGGGGTGAAGAGCTGTGTCACGCAAAGACAACCTGA
- the ftsZ gene encoding cell division protein FtsZ encodes MANDRDRRGEDRPLGKLGGGLDLLEVGPEDRADDDLLEFEDAGELKAKIRVIGVGGAGGNALDTMIRCGLAGVEFIAANTDAQALTHKLAPTKVQLGTQVTRGLGCGANPERGRAAAIEDRDKLRDLLIGSDMVFVTAGMGGGTGTGAAPVIAEIAREVGALTVAVVTKPFPFEGKQRGRHADKGLEELHRVCDTLITIPNHRLLALAGKDTRMQESFRIADDVLLGAVKGISDLITVHGLINLDFADVRTIMNEMGQALMGTGIGVGESRAKDAAYAAISSPLLEDVSIDGARGVLINITGGTDMTLWEVNEASTLIQEAAHEDANIIFGAVIDENMKPGEIRVTVIATGLEGERKLVAPDRGAATARPAPPSESVYVQPIRREAAPQPRAEKPVIAAPAPAPAPQTQRAAASVVQIHEPAQAPEFVSPFEDEYDVPAFLRKRRVAAAAGANASADDDELPAFLRKTAD; translated from the coding sequence ATGGCGAACGATCGAGACCGGCGGGGCGAGGATCGCCCGCTGGGCAAACTGGGCGGGGGCCTCGACCTACTCGAGGTCGGGCCCGAGGATCGTGCTGACGACGACCTGCTCGAGTTCGAGGACGCGGGCGAGCTGAAGGCGAAGATCCGCGTGATCGGCGTCGGCGGCGCCGGCGGCAACGCGCTCGACACGATGATTCGCTGCGGCCTCGCGGGCGTGGAGTTCATCGCCGCGAACACCGACGCGCAGGCGCTCACGCACAAGCTCGCACCGACGAAGGTGCAGCTCGGCACGCAGGTCACGCGCGGCCTCGGCTGCGGCGCGAACCCGGAGCGCGGGCGCGCGGCGGCGATCGAAGATCGCGACAAGCTGCGCGACTTGTTGATCGGCAGCGACATGGTGTTCGTGACCGCCGGCATGGGCGGCGGCACAGGCACCGGCGCAGCACCGGTGATCGCCGAGATCGCGCGAGAGGTCGGCGCGCTCACGGTGGCGGTCGTGACGAAGCCGTTCCCGTTCGAGGGCAAGCAGCGCGGGCGTCACGCGGACAAGGGGCTCGAAGAGCTTCACCGCGTGTGCGACACGCTGATCACGATCCCGAACCACCGCCTGCTCGCGCTCGCCGGCAAGGACACGCGGATGCAGGAGTCCTTCCGCATCGCCGACGACGTGCTGCTCGGCGCGGTGAAGGGCATCTCGGACCTGATCACGGTGCACGGCCTGATCAATCTCGATTTCGCAGACGTGCGCACGATCATGAACGAGATGGGCCAGGCGCTGATGGGCACCGGCATCGGCGTCGGCGAGAGCCGCGCGAAGGACGCCGCCTACGCCGCGATCTCGAGCCCGCTGCTCGAGGACGTGTCGATCGACGGCGCGCGCGGCGTGCTGATCAACATCACCGGCGGCACCGACATGACGCTGTGGGAGGTGAACGAGGCTTCGACGCTGATCCAGGAGGCGGCGCACGAGGACGCGAACATCATCTTCGGCGCGGTGATCGACGAGAACATGAAGCCCGGCGAGATCCGCGTGACGGTGATCGCGACGGGCCTCGAGGGCGAGCGCAAGCTCGTCGCGCCGGATCGCGGCGCGGCGACCGCGCGCCCCGCGCCGCCGAGCGAGAGCGTGTACGTGCAGCCGATCCGCCGCGAGGCCGCCCCGCAGCCGCGCGCCGAGAAGCCCGTGATCGCGGCGCCGGCGCCCGCACCGGCGCCCCAGACGCAGCGCGCCGCGGCGTCCGTGGTGCAGATCCACGAGCCGGCACAGGCGCCCGAGTTCGTCTCGCCCTTCGAGGACGAGTACGACGTGCCCGCGTTCCTGCGCAAACGCCGCGTCGCCGCGGCTGCCGGCGCGAACGCGAGCGCGGACGACGACGAGCTTCCGGCGTTCCTGCGAAAGACCGCGGACTGA
- a CDS encoding cell division protein FtsW: protein MRGELAAAPGEDANIGTVVSAVGVLAGIGAVAVFSATAPDTETTFSPYFVRHAAGLVAGALLMLGAASIPLNAWRVLAYPLYGISIAALVATLVLGFVAGGARRWLMLPGGIVFQPVELAKLATVLALCAFLFRNDVRSALTPARCLQALGFAAAPMALCLLQPDLGSAVVIAALTGLMLFVAGAPIRLLAMPALVGLGGIAAYCLANPYAMKRVLAFRDPFEDSTGIGFQLVQSFVAFGRGELTGTGVGNGLQKLDYLPEAHTDFILSVIAEETGLVGVAFVLGFFAALVWAGMRIAQRAPQRFGLLLGLGATTFLGLQAVLNGAVVMGLLPPKGLTLPFVSYGRSSLLVCSIAAGILIAVARGGAVAKRGSRSA from the coding sequence ATGAGAGGCGAGCTCGCAGCGGCTCCGGGCGAGGACGCGAACATCGGCACGGTGGTGAGCGCCGTCGGCGTGCTCGCCGGCATCGGCGCCGTCGCGGTGTTCAGCGCCACGGCGCCGGACACCGAGACGACCTTCTCGCCCTACTTCGTGCGCCACGCGGCAGGGCTCGTCGCGGGCGCGCTGCTCATGCTCGGCGCCGCGAGCATCCCGCTGAATGCGTGGCGCGTGCTCGCCTACCCGCTGTACGGCATCTCGATCGCCGCACTCGTTGCAACGCTCGTGCTCGGCTTCGTCGCCGGCGGCGCGCGCCGCTGGCTGATGCTGCCCGGCGGCATCGTGTTCCAGCCCGTCGAGCTCGCGAAGCTCGCGACGGTGCTCGCGCTGTGCGCGTTCCTGTTCCGCAACGACGTGCGCAGCGCGCTCACGCCCGCGCGCTGCCTGCAGGCGCTCGGCTTCGCCGCGGCGCCGATGGCGCTGTGCCTGCTGCAGCCCGACCTCGGCAGCGCCGTCGTGATCGCCGCGCTCACCGGCCTCATGCTGTTCGTCGCGGGCGCGCCGATCCGCCTGCTCGCCATGCCGGCTCTGGTGGGGCTCGGCGGCATCGCGGCGTACTGCCTCGCGAATCCGTACGCGATGAAGCGTGTGCTCGCCTTCCGCGATCCGTTCGAAGACTCGACGGGCATCGGCTTTCAGCTCGTGCAGTCCTTCGTCGCGTTCGGCCGCGGCGAGCTGACCGGCACCGGCGTCGGAAACGGCCTCCAGAAGCTGGACTACCTGCCCGAGGCGCACACGGACTTCATCCTCTCCGTGATCGCGGAGGAAACGGGCCTGGTCGGCGTCGCCTTCGTGCTCGGCTTCTTCGCTGCGCTGGTGTGGGCCGGGATGCGCATCGCGCAGCGCGCGCCGCAGCGCTTCGGCTTGTTGTTGGGGTTAGGCGCGACGACGTTCCTCGGGCTCCAGGCCGTGCTGAACGGCGCCGTGGTGATGGGGCTCCTGCCGCCGAAGGGCCTCACGCTGCCGTTCGTCTCGTACGGCCGCAGCTCGCTGCTCGTGTGCTCGATCGCGGCGGGCATCCTGATCGCGGTCGCGCGCGGCGGCGCGGTCGCGAAGCGCGGGAGCCGCTCCGCATGA
- the murB gene encoding UDP-N-acetylmuramate dehydrogenase, translating into MISDGVRTELKDALGSAIQFDVSTARLTSLRVGGLADALATPPSRAGLAKLLRVARRRRLPVRVIGRGFNTIVRDEGVDGVLVSLAALKKLEERPGKLLRVEAGVSHATLTRFCRERGLAGLEFGVGIPGTLGGWIAMNAGIGTREAKDVVREIEVMSPAGKKLRHFTRDALRFRYRALVGFAEGSVVVSALLAVEIGDRKRVEEESERLLARRRETQPVDQPSCGSVFKNPRGHFAGQLIEAAGLKGELRGGAMISPLHANFIVNVGGANASDVLALIGHARALVRLKTGIQLEPEVKIWGRDAPEERA; encoded by the coding sequence ATGATCTCGGATGGCGTGCGGACGGAGCTGAAGGACGCGCTCGGAAGCGCGATTCAGTTCGACGTGAGCACTGCACGCCTCACCTCGCTGCGCGTGGGCGGCCTGGCGGACGCGCTCGCGACGCCCCCGAGCCGCGCGGGGCTCGCGAAGCTGCTGCGCGTCGCGCGCCGGCGGCGCCTGCCGGTGCGCGTGATCGGCCGCGGCTTCAACACGATCGTGCGCGACGAGGGCGTCGACGGCGTGCTCGTCTCGCTCGCGGCGCTGAAGAAGCTCGAAGAGCGGCCGGGCAAGTTGTTACGGGTCGAAGCGGGCGTTTCGCACGCGACGCTCACGCGCTTCTGCCGCGAGCGCGGCCTGGCAGGGCTCGAGTTCGGCGTCGGCATCCCCGGAACGCTCGGCGGCTGGATCGCGATGAACGCCGGCATCGGCACGCGTGAAGCGAAGGACGTCGTGCGCGAGATCGAAGTGATGAGCCCGGCAGGAAAAAAGCTGCGCCACTTCACTCGCGACGCGCTGCGCTTCCGCTATCGAGCACTTGTTGGGTTCGCCGAGGGGTCGGTGGTGGTATCTGCGCTGCTCGCGGTGGAGATCGGGGATCGCAAGCGCGTCGAGGAAGAGAGCGAGCGCTTGCTCGCGCGCCGCCGCGAGACGCAGCCGGTCGACCAGCCGTCGTGCGGGTCGGTGTTCAAGAACCCGCGCGGCCACTTCGCCGGGCAGTTGATCGAGGCCGCCGGGCTGAAGGGCGAGCTGCGCGGCGGCGCGATGATCTCGCCGCTGCACGCGAACTTCATCGTGAACGTGGGCGGCGCGAACGCGAGCGACGTGCTCGCGCTGATCGGCCACGCGCGTGCGCTCGTTCGGCTCAAGACCGGCATCCAGCTCGAGCCGGAAGTGAAGATCTGGGGGCGCGACGCGCCCGAGGAGCGAGCGTGA
- the ftsA gene encoding cell division protein FtsA encodes MSRKDNLIVGLDIGTTKICAIVAEATEAGVDIVGIGTHPSKGLRKGVVVDIDATVDSIKHAVEEAELMADCEITSVYAGIAGGHIDGFNSHGIVPVKNQEVTEADVRRVIDAAKAVAIPMDREVIHVIPQEFIIDEQDGIREPIGMSGVRLEAKIHIVTAAVTSAQNIVKCANKAGLNVVDIVLEPLASAEAVLAQDERELGVCLIDIGGGTTDIAAFVDGSIKHTSVIGIGGYHLSNDIAVGLRTPFEEAERIKKRFGVASARFLGSDDIITVPSVGGRRPREVSRKVLCEIIEPRMEEILGLAHQEIVKSGLDTRIPSGVVLTGGCAALSGIQELAEEIFEAQVRLGAPANVGGLQDIVRDPMYATGVGLILFGYAQAKGKSPSRFRIRDEGIFRRVKQRMRDWFYGDLE; translated from the coding sequence GTGTCACGCAAAGACAACCTGATCGTCGGACTCGACATCGGGACTACGAAGATCTGCGCCATCGTCGCGGAGGCGACGGAGGCCGGCGTCGACATCGTCGGAATCGGCACGCATCCGTCGAAGGGGCTGCGCAAAGGCGTCGTCGTCGACATCGACGCGACCGTCGACTCGATCAAGCACGCGGTCGAGGAAGCGGAGCTGATGGCCGACTGCGAGATCACGTCGGTGTACGCGGGCATCGCCGGCGGCCACATCGACGGCTTCAACTCGCACGGCATCGTGCCCGTCAAGAACCAAGAGGTGACCGAGGCCGACGTGCGGCGCGTGATCGACGCCGCCAAGGCGGTCGCGATTCCGATGGACCGCGAGGTGATTCACGTCATCCCGCAAGAGTTCATCATCGACGAGCAGGACGGCATCCGCGAGCCGATCGGCATGAGCGGCGTGCGGCTCGAAGCCAAGATCCACATCGTCACTGCCGCCGTGACGAGCGCGCAGAACATCGTGAAGTGCGCGAACAAGGCCGGCCTCAACGTGGTCGACATCGTGCTCGAGCCGCTCGCATCCGCGGAGGCGGTGCTCGCGCAGGACGAGCGCGAGCTCGGCGTGTGCCTGATCGACATCGGCGGCGGCACGACCGACATCGCGGCGTTCGTCGACGGCTCGATCAAGCACACGAGCGTGATCGGCATCGGCGGGTACCACCTCTCGAACGACATCGCGGTCGGATTGCGCACGCCGTTCGAGGAAGCCGAGCGCATCAAGAAGCGCTTCGGCGTCGCGAGCGCGCGCTTCCTCGGCAGCGACGACATCATCACCGTGCCGAGCGTCGGCGGGCGCCGCCCGCGCGAGGTCTCGCGCAAGGTGCTGTGCGAGATCATCGAGCCGCGCATGGAGGAGATCCTCGGCCTCGCGCATCAGGAGATCGTCAAGAGCGGCCTCGACACGCGCATTCCGTCGGGCGTGGTCCTAACAGGTGGCTGCGCCGCGTTATCAGGGATCCAGGAGCTCGCGGAAGAGATCTTCGAAGCGCAGGTGCGGCTCGGCGCGCCGGCGAACGTGGGCGGCCTGCAAGACATCGTGCGCGACCCGATGTACGCGACCGGCGTAGGCCTGATCCTGTTCGGGTACGCGCAAGCGAAGGGCAAGAGCCCGAGCCGCTTCCGGATCCGCGACGAGGGAATCTTCCGGCGCGTGAAGCAGCGCATGCGCGACTGGTTCTACGGCGACCTCGAGTAG
- the murC gene encoding UDP-N-acetylmuramate--L-alanine ligase, producing MARFRGVKRIHFVGIGGIGMCGLAELLLAQGYAVSGTDLVSGATVERLRRLGASVAIGHDAQHVGDADVVVVSSAVRRNNPELLAAEQRAIPVIPRAEMLAEVMRLKDGIAVAGTHGKTTTTSLIAHILQVAGLDPTVVVGGRVMGSLTTAQRSVAAREAASSPAPAQTAQAARSEPKPSEESQRTGARLGQGAFLVAEADESDGSFLHLSPVVAVITNVEPEHLDHYGTAEAMEAAFAAFANRLPFWGRAVLCIDSPGVQRLLPRIARRRTTYGFSAQADWTAHEVARDGAGSRFSVKRAGEVLGTARLAIPGRHNVANALAALAVAAEVEVPFAQAAAALASFAGVERRFEDKGTVRGVRVVDDYGHHPTEVRATLAAAREQHAGRLVVVFQPHRYTRTRDLFDDFAAAFHDADVLVLTEIYAAGEPKLAGVEAAALAEAVRQRGHRDVRFIAEQGAIAPALASELRDGDLVLTLGAGSITRLGPQLLAELERRP from the coding sequence ATGGCCCGCTTCCGCGGCGTGAAGCGCATCCACTTCGTCGGCATCGGCGGCATCGGCATGTGCGGGCTCGCCGAGCTCTTGCTCGCGCAGGGTTACGCCGTGAGCGGCACCGACCTCGTGAGCGGCGCCACGGTGGAACGTTTGCGCCGCCTCGGCGCGAGCGTCGCGATCGGGCACGACGCGCAGCACGTGGGCGATGCGGATGTCGTGGTCGTGTCGAGCGCGGTGCGCCGTAACAACCCGGAGCTGCTCGCCGCTGAGCAGCGCGCGATCCCGGTGATTCCGCGCGCCGAGATGCTCGCGGAAGTGATGCGCCTCAAGGACGGCATCGCGGTCGCCGGCACGCACGGCAAGACGACGACGACCTCGCTGATCGCACACATCCTCCAGGTAGCGGGCCTCGACCCCACCGTCGTCGTGGGCGGGCGCGTGATGGGTTCGCTCACCACTGCGCAGCGCTCGGTCGCGGCTCGAGAAGCCGCAAGCAGCCCAGCGCCGGCGCAGACGGCGCAGGCTGCGCGCAGCGAGCCGAAGCCGAGCGAAGAGTCGCAAAGGACTGGCGCACGGCTTGGGCAAGGCGCGTTCCTGGTCGCCGAGGCCGACGAGAGCGACGGCTCGTTCCTCCACCTCTCGCCCGTCGTCGCCGTGATCACGAACGTCGAGCCCGAGCACCTCGATCACTACGGCACCGCGGAAGCGATGGAGGCCGCGTTCGCCGCGTTCGCGAATCGCCTTCCATTCTGGGGCCGCGCCGTGCTGTGCATCGACAGCCCCGGCGTGCAGCGCCTGCTCCCGCGCATCGCGCGCCGCCGCACGACCTACGGCTTCTCCGCGCAGGCGGACTGGACCGCGCACGAGGTCGCGCGCGACGGCGCCGGCTCGCGCTTCTCCGTGAAGCGCGCGGGCGAGGTGTTGGGGACCGCGCGCCTCGCGATCCCGGGCCGCCACAACGTGGCCAACGCGCTCGCGGCGCTCGCGGTAGCGGCGGAGGTCGAGGTGCCGTTCGCACAAGCGGCGGCCGCACTCGCGAGCTTCGCGGGGGTCGAGCGCCGCTTCGAGGACAAGGGGACGGTGCGCGGCGTGCGCGTGGTCGACGACTATGGGCACCACCCGACGGAGGTGCGCGCGACGCTCGCCGCCGCGCGCGAGCAGCATGCAGGCCGCCTCGTCGTCGTGTTCCAGCCGCATCGCTACACGCGCACGCGCGACCTGTTCGACGACTTCGCGGCGGCGTTTCACGACGCCGACGTGCTCGTGCTGACCGAGATCTATGCCGCGGGCGAACCGAAGCTCGCGGGCGTGGAGGCCGCAGCGCTCGCCGAGGCCGTGCGCCAGCGCGGCCACCGCGACGTGCGCTTCATCGCCGAGCAGGGCGCGATCGCGCCCGCGCTCGCGAGCGAGCTGCGGGACGGCGACCTGGTCCTCACGCTCGGCGCCGGCTCGATCACGCGGCTCGGTCCGCAGCTGCTCGCAGAGCTGGAGCGCCGGCCATGA